A segment of the Prosthecobacter sp. SYSU 5D2 genome:
CGGCGCTGAAGGCAGGCGATACATTGAAGGTACCCAATGTGGAGCCCTTTGACATGAATGCAGTCAAGGACATGCCTTTGCTGGACCTGGCCGATCAGGATAAAAAAGACGTCGAGGCAGCCCCAAAGGACAGAGACAAAAAAGAGCCCTCAACCGAGGACTCGATCAAGGACGAAAAAGGCGGGAACGGCGCGCTTAAACCGGACGAAATCTCCGTGACGGTTGAAGGCAGCGACAGCATGCTGCATCTCCATGAAAAGGGCAAACTTGTCGCTGCCTTTCCGGTCACCATCGGTTCCGCTCAGACCGAGTCCCCGCAGGGCGAATGGAAGATCAAGGGCATCGCCCGCCTGCCCGACTTCCGCTATGACAAATCCTTCCTCAAAACCGGCGAGCGCAGCGATGACACCTACCTGCTGCAACCCGGCCCCAACAACCCCGTCGGCGCCGTCTGGATCGCGCTCAACAAAAGCGGCATCGGCCTGCACGGCACGGATGATCCGGACAGCATCGGCCGCAGTGCCAGCCACGGCTGTGTCAGGCTGGCCAACTGGGACATCGCCCGCCTGGCCTCCCGCCTGCGCGCCGGGGTGGCAGTGACCATCCGCTAACTAATAATGCGACAAAGAACAGGACCCCGGTCAGGCCCCCTGCTTCTTTTTGGCAGGTTTCGCCGCCTTGGGGCTCTTGGTCGCCGCACCCGTGGAAGAGCGGTCCGTCCCCTGAATCCGGGCCAGAACTTTCTTCGCATAGCTGCTGCTCTGCTCAGGCGTCATGTTCGGCTGCTTGTCCAGTTGCGACTTCACCAGGGACTTGAACTGTCCCCGCGCCTCCGGGGACAGGGACGAATACAACTTCTTCCCGTCCTTCCCCAGCAAGGAAGTCGTCGAGAGCTTGCTGTCCTTATTCGGCACACCGCCACCGGCCAGCCGGCTCATTTTGCCCTCCTTCTTGCCACCCTGGGGAGAGACCTCCTGCCCATGATAATGCATCGTGATGGACTCCGGCCCGACGGTCATCTCGATCTGGGTATTGATGAGATCCGTCCCGGCCACCGCCCCGGTCAGCCGCCAGCCCAGGGCATTCGGCTCCTCAAAGACCAGCACCGTCTCCTTGGTCATCTTGTTATACACCGTAGCCACCGGCCGCCCGTCCACATACGCAATGCTCGTGAGCTGAAGCGAATCCTCCAGGCTCACATACCGGCTGAAAGGCGAGTTGGCGATGAGCCCCTCAGCAAACTGCCCGTCCACCGGCTGCGGCAGGTCCGGGTCGCCCGCAACATACGGTTCCACGGCCATCAGGCTGGAGGTTATAAAAAGGAGTATGCCAAGGCATGGAAGTATCTTCATCGAAGGGGTGCACTGAAAACGCTGGAAAACCTCCCGTCTATCATCCCCCCCGGCTCCTTCCAATCACCGGTTGCCGCCGATAAAGGCCAGCCCGTCTATACCGTGACTTTTTTGACAAAGCAGGCCTTCAGGGCAATGGCCAGCCCGTCCATCTTGCAGGAGATCTCATGGTCGCCATCCACCAGCCGGATGGGTTTGGACTTGGTGCCCACCTTGAGCACCTGGGAGGTGCCACCCAGCTTGAGGTCCTTGATCATGGCCACGATGTCCCCATCGGCCAGCACATGGCCATACGCATCCTTCACCACGCGTGCAGCCTCAGGTGCTTCGGCCTCCGTCTCATGCGGCCATTCGTGACCGCAGGTGGCACATTCATATCGTTCAGCGTGATCCAAAATCTCTTCCATCTCGCACATCGGGCAGGCAGCATTGCTCATGGAACACAGGTGAAAGCTGCTTGCGGCAGACACAAGTCCTCACTTGTCTTTCTCGGCCCTCTTTTTGCCGATCAGAGACTGCGGGCGATGTCACGCGCCAGGCGGCCCAGGGCTTCGTTCATGGCTGAGATGCGACCGGTCATGGGGGGCAATGTCGGAGTGATAAGGACGACGGTGCGGAAGCTGCGGAAGGCGACATCGGATCCCCTGACCGGCTGCACCCGCCAGGTGCATTCCAGGATCATGCTACCAGTGGCATCGGGATCAAACTGGGCGATGCGGAGCTCCAGCAGACCGGTATAATCCAGGGAGATGAAGTCCCCCACCGGAAGGATAGAGGTGGATCCTGTCAGGCGGCTGAGATTGGCGGCGGTGACGCGGGCGATGCCTGAATCCAGAGGCTCCGACCAGAGGGTGTTGTCCTGGATCTTGATGGCTCCGGTGCCATCGCGGGTGACGATCTGCTGGCGGTCAAGGTAGGCCGGAAGGGCAGGCCGGGCAATCGCGAGGGAAGGCCTGGATGAATGGCCGGCGCGGTAGGGCACGGCAGGGTCCAGGAGATGCCGTGAGGCGGGGTCCTTCACCGGCTTGAGGGTGCTGCAGGAGAGCAGCGCGAAGGGCAGGCAGAGAAGCAGGAGTAGCCGGGAATTCATTGGGGTTGTTCCTTGCCCATGAGCAGGGCGTTGGGATTGCGTTTGAGGTCGTTGGCCAGTTCTTTGATGGCGCGGGCGGCGCGCTCGGTTTCCATGAGCACGTCTTGCAGCCGCATCAGCACCGGGCCGCGCGGATTGGCCACCTTGGAGACTTCCGCCCCCACTTCTTCGATCCTGCTGAGGCTTTCGGTCGCCTTGTCCGCCACCCGGGAAAAATCTTCCAGCAGCGGATCAACGCCATTATTGACCTTCACTGTCAGCGCTTTGAATTCCACCAGGGCCTCATCCAGATTGGCGATGGCGTTGTTCAGCTTCTCATTGCCAGTGATGGCCTGGATGTCTTCGGTGATGGCGATGATATTGTCGCTGATGCCCTTGGCATTGAGGTCGTCAAGCTGTTTGCGGGCGCTTTCGAGCACGCCGCGCATGTCTTTGGCGATGCCATCGAGGTCCAGGGCGTTGATCTTTTTCAGACCGTCGGCGACGCCGGCGATAAGCTCATCAATCTCCGTGGCGGTGGTCGGGACCATGGGGTAGTTGCCAATGGTCGGGCCGTTATAGACGAATCCAGGGACGTCGGGGGTGATGTCGAACTCGATGTACAACAGGCCAGTCAGCAGGCTCTGCTGTTTCATACCGGCACGCAGGCCACCGTCCACGGCGCGTTGCACGCCTTCGCGGGTGGCAAAGTCAATGCTTAAACCCGATGTGGAACCGATGGCCTTGAGGTTCTTTTCCGAAAGCTCGACGACGACAGGGATGATCTTGCGGTTCTTCTCCGTATCCACCAGCACGTTGATGGAATAGACGCTGCCGATGCGTACGCCGCCGAAGCGCACATCCGAGCCGACCATGAGGCCGATGGCGCTTTTGTCAAAATGCAGCAGGATGCGATGAGAGCGCTCAAAGTATTTGCCTGCACCGAAGAGCACGACGGCAGCCCCAACGAGGATGAGGCCCACCAGGGTGAAGGCCCCGATGAGGGTGGGATTGGCTTTCTGGCTCATGAATAAAGAGGGCTAAGGGGATGGGGCGGCAGGTTCGGCACCACGGTTCAAAAACAGCCGCACGGCCGGGTTGTCCGAATGGTCTTTGAGTTCGGACGGATTGCCGACGGCACCCTGCGTGCGGGTTTCAGTATCGAGGAAGATGCAGTTGTTGGCGATGGCAAAGATACTGGCCAGCTCATGGGTGACGATGACCACGGTGGAGCCCAGGCTGTCCCTCAGGCGCAAAATCAGATCGTCCAGGCGGCGGGAGCTCAGCGGATCCAGCCCGGCCCCTGGTTCGTCCAGGAACAGGATGTCAGGGTCCAGCGCCATGGCGCGGGCGATGCCGGCGCGTTTGTTCATTCCGCCGCTGACCTGGCTGGGATAGAAGTCCTCATAGCCGGAGAGCCCGACAAGGGCGAGCTTGTAAGAAACCAGTTCCCGGACGGCCTTGGCCGGCATCTGGGTAAATTCCTCCAGCGGCAGAGCAATGTTTTCGGCCAGGGTGAGCGAGGACCAGAGGGCACCGGACTGATACATGACACCAAACCGGCGGATGAACTTTTCCCGCTGCTCCGCTTTCGCCGCGGTGAAGTTTTCGCCATCGTAATAGACCTCCCCTTTGGCGGGCTCGCGCAGGCCGATGAGGTGGCGCAGGAGCGTGCTTTTGCCACAGCCGCTGCCGCCCATGATGACAAAAATATCGCGCTCATTGATGTCAAAATTGAGGTCCTTCATCACCACAAAGGAGCCATAGGCCATGGTCAGATCCCGGATGGCGATCTTGGCTTTGGGTTCTGGTGAAGGGGCGGACATGAATCAGATGTCGAGGAGGGTAAAGATGGCCGCAAAGCCGGAGTCCATGATAATGATGGACGTGATGGAGATGACCACGGCGCGGGTCGTGGCCTGGCCGACTGCGGCGGAGGAATTGCCTGCCTCCATGCCCTGCATGCAGCCGCTGATGGCGATGGCCGCTGCGAAGAAGAAGCTTTTGAAAACCCCTAAAAAGGCCGTGGTCAGCGTGATGGCCCCGACGGTCTGGGTCCAATAGAGCACAGGAGGAATGCCGACTGCGGCACCGACCAGCATGCCGCCGAGGATGCCGATGATGTTCGCATACACCGTCAGCACCGGCAGCATCAGCAAAAGCGCCAGCAGACGCGGCAGGACCAGGAAATCAAAAGCGTTAAGGCCAAAGGTGCGCAGGGCATCAATCTCCTCATTGGCCTTCATGCTGCCGAGGTGCGCGGCAAAGGCGGCCCCGGTGCGCCCGCTCATGATGATGCCCGTCATAACCACGCCCATCTCCCGCACCATGGCAATGCCCACGAGGTCGGCCACGAAGATGTTGGCACCAAAGTTGGTAAGCTGAACATTGCCCACAAAAGCCAAAATCAGGCCGATGAGGAAGCTGATGAGCGAGACGATGGGCAGCGCCTCAATGCCGCACTGCTGCACCGTCATCCAAAAATCACTGCGGCGGAACCGCGCCCTGCCTGTGAAGTAGCGTCCCAGGGAAAGAATGGATTCACCCACAAACGTGGCCATGCCCTTGATCCCTCTCCAGACAGCAAGCGTCACTTTGCCCAGTTCTTTCAGGTCGGAATGGTCAGCGGACTTCGTCTTGGCATCGCTGCGCTCAGGCACGGCCAGGGCCAGTTCCATCAGGCCGGTCAAATTATCCGGCAGACCCGCCAGGGCCTTCTTAATGTCGTTTTTGTCTTCCGTTTTTATGTCTTTCTGGTCAGCGCTTTTCCTCAGCGTCGCCAGCAGGAATGCCGGCAGGGTGGAATCAAAGCTGCCTAGGGAGCCTGTTTCGTAGCGGTCAGGCCAGCGGTCGGGGGCCTCACCTTCCAGCTTCACCTCCGGTCCCTCACGGCTCCAGTCCCCGGAAAGAGCCAGGACATGGGCGTCCCCATCCTGGGACCAGGAAGCAAGAGGTGGAGAAGAGGCGTCAGCTTGACTCACTAGTGATGACTATCGTCCAGAAGCCGCCCTCAAACAACCTGGTGTTTTTCCAGATCTTCATTCCATGCTGATAAAACCTTTAGGTCCCGCCGCTTGATGAAGCGAACAGCCCGGATGAATCCGCATTTGCAAACTGCCCTGGCCACGCTTTAAACTGCCGTTCACCATTTTGAAAACACTAGCTCTTGAGGCATGAAAATCGCGTTGGATGTCATGGGTGGCGACCACGCCCCGCAGAACCCCATGGGCGGCGTGAAGCTGGCCCTGGAATCCCTGCCGCAGCTCGAGAAACTTTTTCTCGTCGGCGTGCCGGAAGTCATTGAGCGGGAGATGCAGGCGCAGGGCATCCCCGCCGGCCCGAGGCTGGAAATCTTCCCCGCCAGCCAGGTGGTGGACATGAGCGACAGCGGCCTGGATGCCGTGCGCAAAAAAAAGGACAGCTCCATCTCCCGGGCGGTGGACCTGGTGAAGGAAGGGACCGCAGACGCCGTCGTCAGCGCCGGCCATACCGGCGCGGCCGTCACCGCCAGCCTCATCAAGCTGCGCACCCTGGCGCACATCGAGCGGCCTGCCATCGCCTCCGTCATGCCATCCATGACCACGCCCTGGCTGCTCATTGATGCCGGGGCCAATCCCGACAGCCTGCCGGAGCACCTGGTGCAAAATGCCCTCATGGGCAGCGCCTATGCCCGTCACGTCATGGGCCGCTCCAATCCGCGTGTGGGCCTCATGTCCAACGGCACCGAGGAGGAAAAAGGCAATTCCCTGTGCAAAGAAACCGGCAAGCTCCTGCGCACCACCCCGGGCATCAACTTCATCGGCAATGTCGAAGGTCATGACCTGTGGGACACTCCACCGGATGTGGTGGTCTGCGACGGCTTCACCGGCAACATCATCCTGAAGACCTCCGAGGCCCTCGCCCATGCCCTTTTCGGCATGATCAAAGAGGAGATCATGAGCACCACGCGCACCAAGATCGGGGGCATGCTGGCCAGGCCCGCCTTCAAGCGCATCCATAAAAAAACCAGCGCGGACGAATCCGGCGGCATGCCGCTTTTAGGCCTCAACGGCATCACCATCATCGCCCATGGCGGGGCTAGCGCCTACGCCATGAAAAACGCCATCCGCATGGCCTGCGACACCATTTCCCACCAGGTGAACCCTCACATCGAGGCCGCCCTCTCCCAACATCTTCTCATCCATGCCCCAGCCTAAACCGCAGCCCTTCTGCACCTCCAGCATCATCGGAACCGGCAGCTACATGCCGGAAAAAATCCTGACCAATGAAGACCTGTCCAAGTTTGTGGACACCTCCGATGAATGGATCACCAGCCGGACGGGCATCCGGGCACGCCGCATCGCCGCCGATGACCAGGCCACCAGCGACCTGGCCAGCGAGGCAGCCCGCCGCGCCATGGCCGCCGCAGGCGTCACGGCGGAGGAAATCAACCTCATCGTCGTGGCCACCGTCACCCCGGACATGTTTTTCCCCTCCACCGCCTGCTTTGTACAAAAGAAGATCGGGGCCAGCAATGCCGTCTGTTTTGACATCAGCGCCGCTTGCTCAGGCTTTCTGTATGCGCTGCAGGTCGCCCGGCATTTCATCAATACCGGCAACCGCACCACCGCGCTGGTCATCGGCGCGGAAAAGCTCAGCAGCCTGATCAACTGGCAGGACCGCAACACTTGCGTGCTCTTTGGCGATGGAGCCGGTGCTGTCGTCATCCGCAGGGCCGAGGAAGGCGAAGAAGCCCCTGGCCGTGTGCTCTCCACCGTCATGGGCAGCGATGGCAACCTGACGGACCTTTTAAAAGTGCCCGGCGGAGCCAGTGCCTGCCCGATCACACCGGAAAACGTGGCCAGCCGTCCCAACACGATCCACATGGAAGGCCGGGAGACCTTTAAACATGCCGTCACCCGCATGTGCCAGGCCAGTGAGCAGGCTCTGGAGATGGCCGGGCTGACCAAGGATGACATCAGCATGGTCATCCCCCACCAGGCCAATGCGCGCATCATCACCGCCATCGCCGACCGCCTGGGCGTGCCGGAAGAAAAGACCTTCATCAACCTGGACCAGTATGGCAACACCAGCGCCGCCACCATCCCCGTGGCCCTGGATGAAGCCCACCGTCAGGGCAAGATCCAGCGCGGCGACATCATCCTTCTCGTCGCCTTCGGCGGCGGCTTCACGTGGGCGAGTTCGGTGGTGAGGTGGTGAACTAAGCTGATGCAGCTATTCTTTTAGCCAGGGAGCCAGACCGTCAGAGGTCTGGCTTTTGATTGTGCTGTTTCATGAATACCAGTCATCTCATTATGAAAATCAACTATTTTGCAATCCTCCTGCTAGCGGTTTACTTCGCGAGTCGCTCAAGTGTTGTGAATGCTCAAGAGAGAACACCTTCGGAAGGTCCCGACGGTGCGGTGCATAAGGAGACGGAAGACTATGTGACCGACTTGGACATAGCACTCAAACTTGCCAAAAAGACTGATCGAAAGGTCATCCTCTACACTGGACACATTCATCATCTGCGTAAGCATGGGATGGCCTCACCGAAAATTTATTTCGACACCGTATTGGTCAAAGCATCGCCATTGTTTTTGTCTCGACGATCAGAGTTCGTTGTTTGCGAGCGATTTGAGTTTACGGCTATGCACGACTCGAAAGGGAATTTCACGCCCGAATTCTTTAAATTTAGCAAGGGATGGTTCGGCGAACTGAACAAACTCTATGATATTCGATTCTTCACTCCAACCCTAACCCTCCTCGATGGAGACGGTAAAAAGCTTGCAGGACCTTTCGATAATTTTGCAGGCTTTGCCGAAGCTATAACTTCAGCATTGAAGAAAATTCCATCTGCGTCCCCGTGAAGGGGAACATGCAAGTGGCAATGATCTATAATTACCGGCCTACTGGCAACGCCTCTGCCAAACTGCCATCTGGATAGAAACAGTCCGGACTGGACAGCAAGGGCACGCCGTGATGTGATCCTGTTATGACACCTGCTCCCTCGCCGAAACTGCTGCCCCTTGTCCTGTTCAACGGCATTTACATCGCGGCATCAGTGGCAGCCTCGGTGATTGGCGGCAACGGAGAGTTCATCTTCTATATCGTCGTGATGCTGGTGCTCATCGGCGTCATGACGCTGGTGCACCGGAAGGTGGGCCTCAGCACTCCCCTGCTGTGGGCGCTCTCTGTTTGGGGCATGCTGCACATGGCAGGCGGTCTGGTGCCGGTGCCCGCAGGCTGGCCTTATAATGGTGAGCATGCGGTGCTGTATAGCCTGTGGCTGATTCCAGATTATCTAAAGTATGACCAGGTCGTCCATGCCTACGGCTTCGGCATCACCACCTGGCTCTGCTGGCATGCGCTCAGCAGCGGGATGCAGCGCGGCTTTGGCATCCGTCTCCAGCCGACTCTGGGGATGCTGACTCTCTGCGCCGCCGCCGGCGTCGGCTTCGGCGCGCTCAATGAAGTCATCGAATTCATCGCCGTTTTAAGCATGCCCAACACCAACGTCGGCGGCTACATTAACACTGGCTGGGACCTCGTCGCCAACATGGTCGGCGCGATGGTCGCAGCGGTCATCATCCGGTGCTGCACTCCAAAGAACTGATACCCAGTTAGGTCACGGAATAGACTGACCCTGCGCAGCTTCCCAGAGGCCATACCAGTCTTCGCGCTCAAGCTGAATCTCAGCCGCCTTCGCCGTGGCGAGGAGGCGGTCCATCTTGTTGGTGCCGATGATGGGCAGGGGCTGGGAGGGGTGGGCCAGGATCCAGGCATAGGCTAGCTGGTCCAGGGTGGCGTTTCCATACTTGGCGGAGAGCTCCAGGGCCTTGGCGTGCAGGCGGGCGGAGGCGGGCTGAGTCGTGTCCATCAGGGCGCCTTTGGCCAGCGGAGACCAGGCCATCGGTTTGATGCCCAGCTTCTGGCACTGGTCGGCAGTGCCATCATAAATCGGGTCCATGTGGAGCAGGCTGAACTCGACCTGGTTGGTGACCAGCGGCTGGTCCATGCGGGAGTTCAGCAGGTCAAACTGGTGGACGTTGTAATTGGAGACCCCGGCGCTGCGGATCTTGCCTTCCTTCAGCAGCCGGTTCAGACCCTCGGCAGTTTCATCGGCGCTGGTGAGCCAGTCGGGACGGTGCACCAGGAGCAAATCAATGTAATCAGTGCCCAGGAAGCGCAGTGACTTCTCTGCACTTTTGACGATGCGGGCGGCGGTAGCGTTGTAATGGGCGACTTTGCGATCGGGGTGAAAGTCGCAGGGGACGTAGATGCCGGACTTGGTGACGATCTCAAATTTTTCGCGCAGCCCTGGCTCGAGCCTGAGTGTCTGGCCGATGAACTCCTCCACCCGGTAAAGGCCATAGATCTCCGCCGTGTCCAATGTCGTGATGCCAAGATCCAGGCAGGCATGCAGGCGCTTGAGCAGGTCAGCCGGGTTCGCAGTCGCGGGATCGTCGAGAAAACGCCAGGTGCCATAAACGAGACGTGAAAACTCGGGACCGGAGGAAGAAAGG
Coding sequences within it:
- a CDS encoding L,D-transpeptidase encodes the protein MQLSFRKALLASLLFSPFLMSAAGEEKETSSPDDAQLMKATTQLQVFLDRANFGPGKIDGHYGGFTSKALALYRESQGKPVLKESKDAGQNDKTAEDEKKKARQPLPDLQDLDLSSVDPVFIEYKVTEADARMVGELPKEVPDKARLKWIPYATLPEAIAEKFHSDLDFLEELNPGKLAALKAGDTLKVPNVEPFDMNAVKDMPLLDLADQDKKDVEAAPKDRDKKEPSTEDSIKDEKGGNGALKPDEISVTVEGSDSMLHLHEKGKLVAAFPVTIGSAQTESPQGEWKIKGIARLPDFRYDKSFLKTGERSDDTYLLQPGPNNPVGAVWIALNKSGIGLHGTDDPDSIGRSASHGCVRLANWDIARLASRLRAGVAVTIR
- a CDS encoding zinc ribbon domain-containing protein YjdM, which produces MSNAACPMCEMEEILDHAERYECATCGHEWPHETEAEAPEAARVVKDAYGHVLADGDIVAMIKDLKLGGTSQVLKVGTKSKPIRLVDGDHEISCKMDGLAIALKACFVKKVTV
- a CDS encoding PqiC family protein; its protein translation is MNSRLLLLLCLPFALLSCSTLKPVKDPASRHLLDPAVPYRAGHSSRPSLAIARPALPAYLDRQQIVTRDGTGAIKIQDNTLWSEPLDSGIARVTAANLSRLTGSTSILPVGDFISLDYTGLLELRIAQFDPDATGSMILECTWRVQPVRGSDVAFRSFRTVVLITPTLPPMTGRISAMNEALGRLARDIARSL
- a CDS encoding MlaD family protein: MSQKANPTLIGAFTLVGLILVGAAVVLFGAGKYFERSHRILLHFDKSAIGLMVGSDVRFGGVRIGSVYSINVLVDTEKNRKIIPVVVELSEKNLKAIGSTSGLSIDFATREGVQRAVDGGLRAGMKQQSLLTGLLYIEFDITPDVPGFVYNGPTIGNYPMVPTTATEIDELIAGVADGLKKINALDLDGIAKDMRGVLESARKQLDDLNAKGISDNIIAITEDIQAITGNEKLNNAIANLDEALVEFKALTVKVNNGVDPLLEDFSRVADKATESLSRIEEVGAEVSKVANPRGPVLMRLQDVLMETERAARAIKELANDLKRNPNALLMGKEQPQ
- a CDS encoding ATP-binding cassette domain-containing protein → MSAPSPEPKAKIAIRDLTMAYGSFVVMKDLNFDINERDIFVIMGGSGCGKSTLLRHLIGLREPAKGEVYYDGENFTAAKAEQREKFIRRFGVMYQSGALWSSLTLAENIALPLEEFTQMPAKAVRELVSYKLALVGLSGYEDFYPSQVSGGMNKRAGIARAMALDPDILFLDEPGAGLDPLSSRRLDDLILRLRDSLGSTVVIVTHELASIFAIANNCIFLDTETRTQGAVGNPSELKDHSDNPAVRLFLNRGAEPAAPSP
- a CDS encoding ABC transporter permease, with protein sequence MSQADASSPPLASWSQDGDAHVLALSGDWSREGPEVKLEGEAPDRWPDRYETGSLGSFDSTLPAFLLATLRKSADQKDIKTEDKNDIKKALAGLPDNLTGLMELALAVPERSDAKTKSADHSDLKELGKVTLAVWRGIKGMATFVGESILSLGRYFTGRARFRRSDFWMTVQQCGIEALPIVSLISFLIGLILAFVGNVQLTNFGANIFVADLVGIAMVREMGVVMTGIIMSGRTGAAFAAHLGSMKANEEIDALRTFGLNAFDFLVLPRLLALLLMLPVLTVYANIIGILGGMLVGAAVGIPPVLYWTQTVGAITLTTAFLGVFKSFFFAAAIAISGCMQGMEAGNSSAAVGQATTRAVVISITSIIIMDSGFAAIFTLLDI
- the plsX gene encoding phosphate acyltransferase PlsX; the encoded protein is MKIALDVMGGDHAPQNPMGGVKLALESLPQLEKLFLVGVPEVIEREMQAQGIPAGPRLEIFPASQVVDMSDSGLDAVRKKKDSSISRAVDLVKEGTADAVVSAGHTGAAVTASLIKLRTLAHIERPAIASVMPSMTTPWLLIDAGANPDSLPEHLVQNALMGSAYARHVMGRSNPRVGLMSNGTEEEKGNSLCKETGKLLRTTPGINFIGNVEGHDLWDTPPDVVVCDGFTGNIILKTSEALAHALFGMIKEEIMSTTRTKIGGMLARPAFKRIHKKTSADESGGMPLLGLNGITIIAHGGASAYAMKNAIRMACDTISHQVNPHIEAALSQHLLIHAPA
- a CDS encoding beta-ketoacyl-ACP synthase III, producing MPQPKPQPFCTSSIIGTGSYMPEKILTNEDLSKFVDTSDEWITSRTGIRARRIAADDQATSDLASEAARRAMAAAGVTAEEINLIVVATVTPDMFFPSTACFVQKKIGASNAVCFDISAACSGFLYALQVARHFINTGNRTTALVIGAEKLSSLINWQDRNTCVLFGDGAGAVVIRRAEEGEEAPGRVLSTVMGSDGNLTDLLKVPGGASACPITPENVASRPNTIHMEGRETFKHAVTRMCQASEQALEMAGLTKDDISMVIPHQANARIITAIADRLGVPEEKTFINLDQYGNTSAATIPVALDEAHRQGKIQRGDIILLVAFGGGFTWASSVVRW
- a CDS encoding aldo/keto reductase yields the protein MISRISLSSSGPEFSRLVYGTWRFLDDPATANPADLLKRLHACLDLGITTLDTAEIYGLYRVEEFIGQTLRLEPGLREKFEIVTKSGIYVPCDFHPDRKVAHYNATAARIVKSAEKSLRFLGTDYIDLLLVHRPDWLTSADETAEGLNRLLKEGKIRSAGVSNYNVHQFDLLNSRMDQPLVTNQVEFSLLHMDPIYDGTADQCQKLGIKPMAWSPLAKGALMDTTQPASARLHAKALELSAKYGNATLDQLAYAWILAHPSQPLPIIGTNKMDRLLATAKAAEIQLEREDWYGLWEAAQGQSIP